In one Chitinophaga sancti genomic region, the following are encoded:
- a CDS encoding 3'-5' exonuclease — translation MPSLQLKRPLAVIDLETTGTNVATDRIIEIAIVKVMPDKSIQQKTKRINPGMPIPPATTAIHGISDEDVKDCPTFKQAANELRQFMDNCDIAGYNSNRFDIPLLVEEFLRTGLEFDVKGRNFIDVQKIFHLMEKRTLSAAYKFYCDKNLENAHSAEADALATYEILEAQLGRYEQLQSEVEHLAEFTKEDEYVDFARRMIMQNGVETFNFGKYKGRAVREVLKIEPQYYDWMMKADFPLNTKQKLTDIYHSMMLKKI, via the coding sequence ATGCCATCATTGCAACTTAAAAGGCCCCTGGCCGTTATTGACCTTGAGACAACTGGTACCAACGTGGCCACAGACCGTATTATCGAGATTGCGATCGTTAAAGTAATGCCCGATAAGAGCATTCAACAGAAAACAAAACGCATCAACCCAGGCATGCCGATCCCTCCAGCTACCACAGCCATTCATGGCATCAGTGACGAAGATGTGAAGGATTGTCCTACTTTCAAACAAGCTGCGAATGAACTGAGACAGTTCATGGACAATTGCGATATAGCCGGATATAACTCAAACCGTTTTGACATACCGCTGCTGGTTGAAGAATTCCTGCGTACAGGACTGGAATTCGACGTGAAAGGACGCAATTTCATCGATGTACAGAAGATCTTCCACCTGATGGAGAAACGTACCCTCAGCGCAGCCTACAAGTTTTACTGCGATAAGAACCTGGAGAATGCACACAGCGCGGAAGCCGATGCGCTTGCTACTTACGAGATCCTGGAAGCCCAGCTCGGCCGTTACGAACAGTTACAATCCGAGGTGGAACACCTGGCAGAATTTACCAAAGAAGACGAATATGTTGACTTCGCCCGCCGCATGATCATGCAGAATGGGGTAGAAACTTTCAACTTCGGTAAGTATAAAGGCAGGGCCGTGAGAGAAGTGTTGAAGATTGAGCCTCAATATTATGACTGGATGATGAAGGCCGATTTTCCACTGAATACCAAGCAAAAGCTCACAGACATCTACCACAGTATGATGTTAAAAAAGATTTAA